One window of the Eriocheir sinensis breed Jianghai 21 chromosome 59, ASM2467909v1, whole genome shotgun sequence genome contains the following:
- the LOC126985410 gene encoding uncharacterized protein LOC126985410 isoform X1 has protein sequence MPQRCSVPGCYTTYQNTEKISFHTFPKDRQVRREWVRVCSSKITSLAVLDNLRICSLHFPPEAFQRKHGEKLTRLKAGAVPCLNLPPLQGNLKFIILQTVTVIIWSSSRTAPNLLQTLLDAPGKLSHSNNVPFGFPDRVGRGEDRRHSIGPRRGLPGRLIAWDLAPSDTTTPEVSSASVTHLAPKNDKRPTSPEDSAVQVTFFSKNGINQDPEQSFNPTPSKTANSKFRHDVTQFDPQKNLRDPLDVSVKQGSKEKEIEVPKAVSRESFGIKAKYKAAKKHKVDDLHKDTHNPADQTTLDPSAISLQREKSKPIKKLKNVHSLEGLMPPDQSGMLDVLLTAQSNVAVNRKELSPNVKVLNYLPLLIPCQQSVANARTASTQGEAKDQPAPPVLPTKVVDVDVMVEEVEEVPMEDDTQDPLSLHPTTTTRIESANQSCRTEEPTNTNRAARDRSCSVTAGDSSNSSHDERDADGGQLRNGGTEKEGGGGDDNEEEEECGGDDDWQKAFQTDAVLPPPPFTATPGPRNVPHLQKPVDYVLLFITPAFTDTVARKTNKCADQWINKHKHSQDPHHQHAIHTWHRSGKTTAKEIYAFLAVTMNMSQILKPCVASYWDKTSRSQATPWFGEHFVLERYVMIMKFLSFADCDTAPSAYDPSYKLYDIQPLITHFNHVFGHYFKPHQTITLGANTVGSANIKLRSWHCTPAKPVECRVKIWNLCDVETGYTVAFEVESESFTEKIYEENEVYDLVMRLMEAGDVLHQGYLLHIGSCCVFPQLLFDLWKCQTLVTGRVRPQLKGLPHILAKGKWKSWQVFKQKKGPLFCIGSKDQDKNLELMLSSVASKDYVCSQRMAKGRERPLPRNVKDHRQATNSANFQTYFPECSSLKVSTRVAMSVINTAFLNAYLLYVTTTSDKPRLSEQSFMASAIEGFTEGYIPSQV, from the exons ATGCCGCAGCGGTGCTCCGTGCCGGGCTGCTACACCACCTACCAGAACACGGAGAAAATCTCCTTCCACACCTTCCCCAAGGACCGGCAGGTGCGGCGGGAGTGGGTGCGGGTGTGCTCCAGCAAGATCACCAGCCTGGCCGTGCTGGACAACCTGCGCATCTGCAGCTTGCACTTCCCCCCCGAGGCCTTCCAGCGCAAGCATGGGGAGAAGCTCACCAGGCTCAAGGCAGGCGCCGTGCCCTGCCTCAACCTCCCCCCCTTACAGGGTAACCTTAAGTTTATTATACTTCAAACAGTAACAGTAATTATTTGGTCTTCATCCAGAACTGCACCCAACTTGCTTCAGACACTCCTTG ATGCACCTGGAAAGCTGAGTCATTCTAACAACGTACCGTTTGGCTTTCCTGACCGAGTAGGCCGTGGGGAGGACAGAAGGCACTCTATAGGCCCTAGGAGAGGACTGCCAGGGAGACTCATAGCCTGGGATCTTGCACCCTCAGACACAACCACTCCTGAAGTTAGTTCAGCCAGTGTCACACACCTTGCCCCAAAAAACGACAAAAGACCAACCAGTCCTGAAGACAGTGCTGTGCAAGTTACATTCTTCTCAAAAAATGGAATTAACCAAGACCCAGAGCAATCTTTTAATCCCACACCCTCAAAGACAGCAAATTCTAAATTCAGACACGATGTCACACAGTTTGACCCCCAAAAGAATCTACGTGATCCCCTGGATGTTAGCGTCAAGCAAggcagcaaagaaaaagaaatagaagtgcCAAAAGCTGTCAGCAGAGAAAGTTTTGGCATCAAGGCCAAATACAAAGCAGCAAAAAAACACAAGGTCGATGACCTCCACAAGGACACTCACAACCCAGCTGACCAGACAACCCTTGACCCCTCTGCTATCAGCCTCCAGAGAGAAAAATCCAAGCCTATCAAGAAGCTCAAAAATGTCCACAGCCTCGAGGGACTCATGCCACCAGACCAGTCAGGGATGTTGGATGTGCTACTGACGGCACAGAGTAATGTAGCGGTCAACAGGAAGGAATTGTCACCCAATGTTAAAGTGCTGAACTACCTGCCTTTGCTCATCCCATGCCAACAGTCAGTGGCCAATGCAAGAACTGCCTCCACACAA GGTGAAGCGAAGGACCAGCCAGCACCACCAGTGTTGCCAACAAAGGTTGTGGATGTGGacgtgatggtggaggaggtggaggaggtgcccATGGAAGATGACACACAAGATCCACTGAGTttgcaccccaccaccaccaccag GATTGAATCAGCAAACCAGTCCTGTAGGACAGAGGAGCCCACCAACACAAACCGTGCAGCAAGGGACAGAAGTTGCTCAGTGACAGCCGGTGATTCATCCAACTCCAGCCACGATGAGAGAGACGCAGACGGTGGACAATTGAGGAATGGTGGCACGGAgaaagaaggtggtggtggtgatgataatgaggaggaagaagagtgtggtggtgatgatgactggCAGAAGGCATTCCAAACAGATGCtgtgttaccaccaccacctttcactGCCACGCCAGGGCCCAGAAACGTCCCACACCTGCAGAAGCCTGTTGATTATGTCCTTCTGTTCATCACTCCTGCCTTCACGGACACAGTTGCACGCAAGACCAACAAGTGTGCCGACCAGTGGattaacaaacacaaacatagTCAAGATCCTCACCACCAGCATGCCATTCACACCTGGCACAGATCAGGCAAAACCACTGCTAAAGAGATCTACGCCTTCCTAGCCGTCACGATGAACATGAGTCAGATTTTAAAGCCTTGTGTTGCGTCGTACTGGGACAAGACGAGCAGGAGCCAGGCCACTCCTTGGTTCGGGGAGCACTTTGTGCTCGAAAGGTACGTCATGATCATGAAGTTCCTAAGTTTTGCCGACTGTGACACCGCGCCTAGTGCATACGATCCCTCTTACAAACTGTATGACATCCAACCCCTAATAACCCACTTTAACCATGTGTTTGGGCATTACTTCAAGCCACACCAAACTATCACGTTAGGAGCGAATACAGTAGGCAGTGCCAACATCAAACTAAGGTCATGGCACTGTACCCCTGCAAAACCTGTTGAGTGTAGAGTGAAGATCTGGAACCTGTGTGACGTGGAGACGGGGTACACCGTTGCATTCGAAGTTGAAAGTGAATCATTTACTGAAAAAATTTATGAGGAGAACGAAGTGTATGATTTAGTGATGCGCCTAATGGAAGCTGGAGACGTCTTGCATCAGGGCTACCTTCTACATATTGGCAGCTGCTGTGTGTTCCCTCAGCTCCTCTTTGACCTGTGGAAATGTCAGACACTGGTAACGGGGAGGGTGCGTCCTCAGCTAAAGGGTCTTCCGCATATTTTGGCGAAGGGCAAGTGGAAGAGCTGGCAGGTGTTCAAGCAGAAGAAGGGCCCACTGTTCTGCATTGGCTCCAAGGATCAAGATAAGAACTTAGAGCTGATGCTGTCCTCAGTGGCGAGCAAAGACTATGTTTGCTCTCAGCGGATGGCAAAGGGCAGAGAAAGGCCACTGCCACGCAACGTAAAGGACCACAGGCAGGCAACAAACAGCGCCAACTTTCAGACCTACTTTCCGGAGTGCAGTTCCCTCAAGGTGAGCACGCGAGTTGCCATGTCCGTGATCAACACCGCGTTCCTCAATGCTTACCTCCTCTACGTGACCACCACGTCAGACAAACCACGGCTGAGTGAACAGTCCTTCATGGCATCCGCTATTGAGGGATTCACGGAGGGGTACATTCCATCACAAGTCTAG
- the LOC126985410 gene encoding uncharacterized protein LOC126985410 isoform X2, whose amino-acid sequence MPQRCSVPGCYTTYQNTEKISFHTFPKDRQVRREWVRVCSSKITSLAVLDNLRICSLHFPPEAFQRKHGEKLTRLKAGAVPCLNLPPLQDAPGKLSHSNNVPFGFPDRVGRGEDRRHSIGPRRGLPGRLIAWDLAPSDTTTPEVSSASVTHLAPKNDKRPTSPEDSAVQVTFFSKNGINQDPEQSFNPTPSKTANSKFRHDVTQFDPQKNLRDPLDVSVKQGSKEKEIEVPKAVSRESFGIKAKYKAAKKHKVDDLHKDTHNPADQTTLDPSAISLQREKSKPIKKLKNVHSLEGLMPPDQSGMLDVLLTAQSNVAVNRKELSPNVKVLNYLPLLIPCQQSVANARTASTQGEAKDQPAPPVLPTKVVDVDVMVEEVEEVPMEDDTQDPLSLHPTTTTRIESANQSCRTEEPTNTNRAARDRSCSVTAGDSSNSSHDERDADGGQLRNGGTEKEGGGGDDNEEEEECGGDDDWQKAFQTDAVLPPPPFTATPGPRNVPHLQKPVDYVLLFITPAFTDTVARKTNKCADQWINKHKHSQDPHHQHAIHTWHRSGKTTAKEIYAFLAVTMNMSQILKPCVASYWDKTSRSQATPWFGEHFVLERYVMIMKFLSFADCDTAPSAYDPSYKLYDIQPLITHFNHVFGHYFKPHQTITLGANTVGSANIKLRSWHCTPAKPVECRVKIWNLCDVETGYTVAFEVESESFTEKIYEENEVYDLVMRLMEAGDVLHQGYLLHIGSCCVFPQLLFDLWKCQTLVTGRVRPQLKGLPHILAKGKWKSWQVFKQKKGPLFCIGSKDQDKNLELMLSSVASKDYVCSQRMAKGRERPLPRNVKDHRQATNSANFQTYFPECSSLKVSTRVAMSVINTAFLNAYLLYVTTTSDKPRLSEQSFMASAIEGFTEGYIPSQV is encoded by the exons ATGCCGCAGCGGTGCTCCGTGCCGGGCTGCTACACCACCTACCAGAACACGGAGAAAATCTCCTTCCACACCTTCCCCAAGGACCGGCAGGTGCGGCGGGAGTGGGTGCGGGTGTGCTCCAGCAAGATCACCAGCCTGGCCGTGCTGGACAACCTGCGCATCTGCAGCTTGCACTTCCCCCCCGAGGCCTTCCAGCGCAAGCATGGGGAGAAGCTCACCAGGCTCAAGGCAGGCGCCGTGCCCTGCCTCAACCTCCCCCCCTTACAGG ATGCACCTGGAAAGCTGAGTCATTCTAACAACGTACCGTTTGGCTTTCCTGACCGAGTAGGCCGTGGGGAGGACAGAAGGCACTCTATAGGCCCTAGGAGAGGACTGCCAGGGAGACTCATAGCCTGGGATCTTGCACCCTCAGACACAACCACTCCTGAAGTTAGTTCAGCCAGTGTCACACACCTTGCCCCAAAAAACGACAAAAGACCAACCAGTCCTGAAGACAGTGCTGTGCAAGTTACATTCTTCTCAAAAAATGGAATTAACCAAGACCCAGAGCAATCTTTTAATCCCACACCCTCAAAGACAGCAAATTCTAAATTCAGACACGATGTCACACAGTTTGACCCCCAAAAGAATCTACGTGATCCCCTGGATGTTAGCGTCAAGCAAggcagcaaagaaaaagaaatagaagtgcCAAAAGCTGTCAGCAGAGAAAGTTTTGGCATCAAGGCCAAATACAAAGCAGCAAAAAAACACAAGGTCGATGACCTCCACAAGGACACTCACAACCCAGCTGACCAGACAACCCTTGACCCCTCTGCTATCAGCCTCCAGAGAGAAAAATCCAAGCCTATCAAGAAGCTCAAAAATGTCCACAGCCTCGAGGGACTCATGCCACCAGACCAGTCAGGGATGTTGGATGTGCTACTGACGGCACAGAGTAATGTAGCGGTCAACAGGAAGGAATTGTCACCCAATGTTAAAGTGCTGAACTACCTGCCTTTGCTCATCCCATGCCAACAGTCAGTGGCCAATGCAAGAACTGCCTCCACACAA GGTGAAGCGAAGGACCAGCCAGCACCACCAGTGTTGCCAACAAAGGTTGTGGATGTGGacgtgatggtggaggaggtggaggaggtgcccATGGAAGATGACACACAAGATCCACTGAGTttgcaccccaccaccaccaccag GATTGAATCAGCAAACCAGTCCTGTAGGACAGAGGAGCCCACCAACACAAACCGTGCAGCAAGGGACAGAAGTTGCTCAGTGACAGCCGGTGATTCATCCAACTCCAGCCACGATGAGAGAGACGCAGACGGTGGACAATTGAGGAATGGTGGCACGGAgaaagaaggtggtggtggtgatgataatgaggaggaagaagagtgtggtggtgatgatgactggCAGAAGGCATTCCAAACAGATGCtgtgttaccaccaccacctttcactGCCACGCCAGGGCCCAGAAACGTCCCACACCTGCAGAAGCCTGTTGATTATGTCCTTCTGTTCATCACTCCTGCCTTCACGGACACAGTTGCACGCAAGACCAACAAGTGTGCCGACCAGTGGattaacaaacacaaacatagTCAAGATCCTCACCACCAGCATGCCATTCACACCTGGCACAGATCAGGCAAAACCACTGCTAAAGAGATCTACGCCTTCCTAGCCGTCACGATGAACATGAGTCAGATTTTAAAGCCTTGTGTTGCGTCGTACTGGGACAAGACGAGCAGGAGCCAGGCCACTCCTTGGTTCGGGGAGCACTTTGTGCTCGAAAGGTACGTCATGATCATGAAGTTCCTAAGTTTTGCCGACTGTGACACCGCGCCTAGTGCATACGATCCCTCTTACAAACTGTATGACATCCAACCCCTAATAACCCACTTTAACCATGTGTTTGGGCATTACTTCAAGCCACACCAAACTATCACGTTAGGAGCGAATACAGTAGGCAGTGCCAACATCAAACTAAGGTCATGGCACTGTACCCCTGCAAAACCTGTTGAGTGTAGAGTGAAGATCTGGAACCTGTGTGACGTGGAGACGGGGTACACCGTTGCATTCGAAGTTGAAAGTGAATCATTTACTGAAAAAATTTATGAGGAGAACGAAGTGTATGATTTAGTGATGCGCCTAATGGAAGCTGGAGACGTCTTGCATCAGGGCTACCTTCTACATATTGGCAGCTGCTGTGTGTTCCCTCAGCTCCTCTTTGACCTGTGGAAATGTCAGACACTGGTAACGGGGAGGGTGCGTCCTCAGCTAAAGGGTCTTCCGCATATTTTGGCGAAGGGCAAGTGGAAGAGCTGGCAGGTGTTCAAGCAGAAGAAGGGCCCACTGTTCTGCATTGGCTCCAAGGATCAAGATAAGAACTTAGAGCTGATGCTGTCCTCAGTGGCGAGCAAAGACTATGTTTGCTCTCAGCGGATGGCAAAGGGCAGAGAAAGGCCACTGCCACGCAACGTAAAGGACCACAGGCAGGCAACAAACAGCGCCAACTTTCAGACCTACTTTCCGGAGTGCAGTTCCCTCAAGGTGAGCACGCGAGTTGCCATGTCCGTGATCAACACCGCGTTCCTCAATGCTTACCTCCTCTACGTGACCACCACGTCAGACAAACCACGGCTGAGTGAACAGTCCTTCATGGCATCCGCTATTGAGGGATTCACGGAGGGGTACATTCCATCACAAGTCTAG
- the LOC126985411 gene encoding palmitoyltransferase ZDHHC16-like: MMYLWKRRMVQFCHRLLTLPSRTWKWLWWKYDLFILTMKVIFYNEFLSTSYVFEVLMTPMVWVVDHFSKALGPILVFGVVTLTSSVVAVVYIIGLPHFWNKSPTLTCFLIVLGHWLLINVVFHFTMAAITDPGTPPKGTLISEAVSVCKKCIAPKPPRTHHCSVCNRCVLKMDHHCPWLNNCVGHFNHRYFYMYMVYMCLGTVFIMTLGFEIGYKEIWLGGEGGVGLGEAIHYVIKEGGLPGGRAVKEEEEEPLEGYPVTMNGTHLMPLYGGVAGPPVRLEGPEDEDEEEKERRNYWYRFSIMYTGMLTIGVFMSLGGLGTWHARLISRGETSIEAHINKKETERLAKINQEYKNPYDFGVSENWRIFLGLTQGRITMSAPHAILDCKGTHKNGRKIQEASQLTHDTSWKSFYTVL; the protein is encoded by the exons ATGATGTACCTGTGGAAGCGGAGGATGGTGCAGTTCTGTCACCGCCTCTTGACGCTGCCAAGCAGAACCTG GAAGTGGCTGTGGTGGAAGTACGACCTCTTCATCCTGACCATGAAAGTGATCTTCTACAACGAATTCTTGAGCACTAGTTACGTGTTTGAGGTTCTGATGACGCCGATGGTCTGGGTGGTGGATCACTTCTCTAAAGCCCTGGGACCG ATCCTAGTGTTTGGTGTGGTAACCCTGACCAGctcagtggtggcggtggtgtacATCATTGGTCTGCCACACTTCTGGAACAAGTCCCCGACGCTCACCTGCTTCCTCATCGTGCTGGGCCACTGGCTGCTCATCAATGTGGTGTTCCACTTCACCATGGCCGCCATCACTGACCCCGGCACTCCCCCAAAG GGCACGTTGATCAGCGAGGCGGTGAGTGTGTGCAAGAAGTGCATCGCCCCCAAGCCTCCGCGCACCCACCACTGCTCCGTCTGCAACCGCTGTGTGCTCAAGATGGACCACCACTGCC CCTGGCTCAACAATTGTGTCGGCCACTTCAACCACCGCTACTTCTACATGTACATGGTATATATGTGCCTCGGGACCGTCTTCATCATGACCCTGGGCTTTGAAATAGGCTACAAGGAGATCTGGCTGGGGGGCGAAGGGGGCGTGGGGCTGGGGGAGGCCATCCACTACGTCATCAAGGAGGGGGGCCTGCCGGGGGGACGggcggtcaaggaggaggaggaggagccgctaGAAGGGTACCCTGTCACCATGAACGGAACGCACCTCATGCCCCTG TACGGCGGCGTGGCGGGCCCGCCTGTCCGCCTGGAGGGGCccgaagatgaagacgaggaagagaaggagcggaGGAACTACTGGTACCGCTTTTCCATCATGTACACCGGGATGCTgactatag gTGTCTTCATGTCCCTGGGCGGGCTGGGAACCTGGCACGCGAGGTTGATAAGCCGAGGGGAGACCAGCATAGAGGCACACATCAACAAGAAGGAGACGGAGCGGCTCGCTAAGATAAACCAG GAGTACAAAAACCCATATGACTTTGGCGTCTCTGAAAACTGGAGAATCTTCTTGGGACTCACGCAAGGCAG AATAACTATGTCAGCTCCACATGCCATACTGGACTGCAAGGGAACAcacaagaatggaaggaaaatacaagaggCCAGTCAGCTTACACATGACACCTCATGGAAATCATTTTATACAGTGCTCTAG